The Polaribacter sp. HaHaR_3_91 genomic sequence CAATCAAATACAAGTAGCCCATAATGTAGAGATTGGAAAAAATACCGTAATTGCAGCTCAAACAGGTATTGCAGGTTCCACCAAAATTGGTGAAAATTGTATGATTGGGGGGCAAGTAGGTTTTGCAGGTCATATAACAATTGGTAATAATGTAAAAATATTAGCCCAAGCAGGTATCTCTAAAAGTTTAAAAGATAATGAGATGGTAAATGGTTCACCTGCATTTAAAATACAAGATTTTAATAAAAGTTCGGTTTATTTTAGGAATCTACCTAAAATAGCATCGAAAATTAGCAATATAGAAAAAGAGTTGAAGTCTCAAAAACTGATAATAAATGAGTAAAAAGCAAAAGACAATTCAGAAAGAGGTAAGTTTATCTGGCGTAGGTATACACACTGGTAACACTGTAAATATGACCATAAAACCTGCACCTGTTAATCATGGTTTTGCTTTTAGCAGAATAGATTTAGAGGGAGCGCCAATTATTGCGGCAAAAGCAGAGTATGTTGTAAATACACAAAGAGGAACTAACTTAGAACGCAATGGAGTTCAAATTCAGACTTCAGAGCATGTTTTGGCTGCTGCTGTAGGTTTAGATATAGACAACCTTTTAATAGAATTAGATTCTTCAGAACCACCAATTATGGATGGTTCTTCTAAATATTTTGTAGAAGCATTAGAAAGTGCGGGTATACAAGAGCAAGATGCAGATATAGAAGAATATGTAGTAAAAGAAATTATTTCTTTTAAAGATGAAGTTACAGGAAGCGAAATTATTTTAATGCCATCAGATGAATACCAAGTTACAACTATGGTAGATTTTGGAACTAAAATATTAGGTACGCAAAACGCAAATCTAGAAAAGATTTCTGATTTTAAAACAGAAATTGCAGATGCTAGAACGTTTAGTTTTTTACATGAAATAGAAATGCTTTTAGAGCATGACCTTATTAAGGGTGGTGATTTAAACAATGCTATTGTATATGTAGACAAAGAATTGTCTGCAGCAACCATGGAAAAATTAAAAACAGCATTTAAAAAAGATAATATAGCTGTTAAACCAAACGGTATTTTAGATAATCTTACTTTACATTGGGCTAATGAAGCTGCAAGACATAAGTTATTAGACGTAATTGGAGATTTAGCTTTAGTGGGTATTAGAATTAGAGGTAAAGTTATTGCTAATAAACCAGGACACTTAATTAATACTTCATTTGCAAAGAAATTAGCAAAAATTATTAAGCAAGAAAAAAGAAATAACGTTCCTCAATACGATTTGAATTTACCTCCTTTAATGGATATTCATCAGATTATGGATGTGCTACCTCATAGACCTCCATTTTTATTGATTGACAGGATTCTAGAGCTTTCTGATACACACGTTGTTGGTATGAAAAATGTAACCATGAACGAGAACTTTTTCGTAGGACATTTTCCAGGGGCACCTGTAATGCCAGGAGTTTTACAAGTTGAGGCAATGGCACAATGTGGTGGTGTTTTAGTTTTACACACGGTACCAGATCCAGAAAATTATCTAACTTATTTTATGAAGATGGATAATGTAAAATTTAAACAAAAAGTTTTACCTGGAGATACTTTAACATTTAAATGTGAGTTAATTACCCCAATAAGAAGAGGTATTTGCCACATGCAAGCGTATGCTTATGCAAACGGAAAAATAGTTGCAGAAGCAGAATTAATGGCTCAAATTGCTAGAAAAAAATAAACTATGAATCAACCTTTAGCGTATGTACATCCGCAAGCAAAAATAGCAAGAAACGTAGTAATAGAACCTTTTACTACCATTCATAATAATGTAACCATTGGTTCTGGAACTTGGATTGGATCTAACGTAACTATTATGGAAGGTGCTAAGATTGGTGAAAATTGTAGAATTTTTCCAGGAGCAGTAATTTCAGCAATTCCACAAGATTTAAAATTTAATGATGAGGAAACTACTGTAGAAATAGGTAACAACGTAACTATTAGAGAATGTGTTACCATAAACAGAGGTACTTCAGATAGAATGAAAACCAAAATTGGTGACAATTGTTTAATTATGGCGTATTGTCATATAGCACATGATACCTTTGTTGGTGATAATTGTATCTTTTCTAATAATACAACCTTAGCAGGTCATGTTACTATTGGAGACAATGTTGTTTTAGCAGGTATGGTTGCAGTGCATCAATTTGCATCAATAGGAAACCACGCTTTTGTAACAGGTGGTTCTTTGGTAAGAAAAGATGTTCCTCCGTTTGTAAAAGCAGCAAGAGAACCTCTTGCTTATGTAGGTATTAATTCTGTAGGATTAAGAAGAAGAGGCTTTTCAACAGAAAAGATAAGAGAAATTCAGGATATTTATAGAATACTTTTTCAAAGAAATTATAACAATTCACAAGCAATTGATATTATAGAAGCAGAAATGGAAGCAACTCCAGAACGCGATGAGATTATACAATTTATAAAAGAATCTCATAGAGGAATTATGAAAGGTTACTCTAAAGCGAACTAACTTTTTATAGTAAAGTATCGTTTATAAAGCTTAAAAATAAAATTAACAACTATTGCTTATAGTAAATAACTAAAGGCAAACATCAATAAAATATGGCAACAACATCAGATATTAGAAACGGATTGTGTATTAGATACAACAACGATATATATAAAATTATAGAATTTTTACATGTTAAACCTGGTAAAGGGCCTGCATTTGTAAGAACAAAATTAAAAAGTGTTAGTAACGGTAAAGTAGTAGATAATACTTTTCCTGCAGGAAGAAAAATTGACGATGTACGTGTAGAAACTCATAAATTTCAGTTTTTATATCACGATGGTGAATTTTATCACTTTATGAATGAAGCAGATTATACGCAAATTCGTTTGTTAGAAGCTGCTTTAGACAATCCTGGATTAATGAAAGAAGGAGAGATTGTTACAATTATCATCAATTCTGAAGATAATATGCCTCTTTCTGTTGAAATGCCTGCAAGTGTTATTTTAGAAGTTACCCATGCAGAACCTGGTGTTAAAGGAAACACAGCTACAAATGCAACAAAACCTGCTACAGTAGAAACAGGAGCATCTGTAAATGTACCCTTATTTATAAATGAAGGAGATAAAATTAAGGTAGAAACTACAAAAGGAACGTATCAAGAACGTATTAAAGAGTAAGAATTAGTGAGCAGTATTCAGTAGCAGTTTGCAGTGCTTACTCAATACTGAAACTGTGACTGATTATTGCGACTGAAAACTGAAACATGAAATTCCAAAAACCACAAACACTTCAGCAAATAGCAACACTAATAGATACTACATTTATTGGTGATGAAAATTTCGAGATTTTAGGAATCAACGAAATTCATGTTGTAGAAAAAGGAGATATTGTTTTTGTAGATCATCCTAAGTACTACGACAAGGCATTAAATTCTGCTGCAACCACAATATTAATCAACAAAAAAGTTGATTGCCCAGTTGGAAAGGCATTATTAATTTCCGAGGATCCTTTTCGTGATTTTAATAAAATCACAAAATATTTTAATCCTTTTATAGCATCTAAAGTAAGTATTGCTGCAACCGCTATTATTGGAGAAGATACAGTAATACAGCCTAATGTTTTTATTGGAAACAATGTTACAATTGGTAAAAACTGTGTAGTTCATCCAAACGTAACTATTTACGATAATACATTTATTGGTAATAATGTTACTATACATGCGAATACGGTTTTAGGAGCAGATGCATTTTATTATAAAAATAGACCAGAAGGATTTGATAAATTGATTTCTGGTGGTAGGGTAGTTTTAGAAGATAATGTAGATTTAGGTGCATCTTGTACTATAGATAAAGGTGTAACAGGAGATACGACTATTGGAAAAGGCACAAAAATTGACAATCAAGTTCATGTAGGTCATGATACGAAAATTGGAAAAAAATGTTTAATAGCATCACAAACAGGTATTGCTGGTTGTGTAATTATTGAAGATGAAGTAACAATTTGGGGACAAGTTGGCACAAATAGCGGAATTACCATAGGTAAAGGTGCTATAATTCTTGGTCAAACAGGAGTTACAAAATCTGTTGCGGGAGGAAAAAGTTATTTCGGAACTCCAGTTTCAGAATCAAGAGAAAAATTAAAAGAAATGGCAGAAATAAAACGTTTTTTAAAAGATAGAAAGTAATCTTGATTGTTTTTTTTTGAGAATTAAAACTCATAAAAACATTAAGACTGTCTTGTTCTAAAAAATAAAGGAGCTTAAAACATATAATTATTACTTTTTTATTGATAATAATTTGTTTGAATCCTTTTTTAGAAACTATCAATAAACTATTTTTGTGTAACAAAATAAAATATCAAACCAATGAGTGTTTTAGTAAATAAGAATTCAAAAATTATTGTTCAAGGTTTTACAGGTAGTGAAGGTACTTTTCATGCTGGTCAAATGATTGATTATGGAACGAATGTAGTTGGAGGGGTAACTCCAGGTAAAGGAGGTCAAGAGCATTTAGGAAAGCCTGTTTTTAATACAGTAAAAGAATCTGTAGATGAAGTAGGAGCCGATACTTCAATTATTTTTGTACCACCAGCATTTGCTGCTGATGCAATTATGGAAGCTGCAGACGCAGGAATTAAAGTAATTATCTGTATTACAGAAGGGATTCCTACTGCAGATATGGTAAAAGTAAAAGCTTATATTGATGGTAGAGACTGTAGATTAGTAGGCCCAAACTGTCCAGGAGTAATTACGCCAGACGAAGCTAAAGTTGGTATTATGCCAGGTTTTATCTTTAAAAAAGGTAAAGTAGGTATTGTTTCTAAATCAGGAACTTTAACGTATGAAGCAGCAGATCAGGTTGTAAAACAAGGATACGGAATTACAACTGCAATAGGTATTGGTGGAGATCCAATTATTGGAACTACAACAAAAGAAGCTGTTGAGTTATTAATGAATGACCCAGAAACAGAAGCAATTGTAATGATTGGTGAAATTGGTGGTAATTTAGAAGCAGAAGCTGCAAAATGGATTAAAGCTGATGGAAACAGAAAGCCAGTTGTTGGTTTTATAGCAGGTCAAACTGCACCAGCAGGAAGAACAATGGGGCACGCAGGTGCAATTGTTGGTGGAGCTGATGATACAGCACAAGCAAAAATGAAAATTTTAGCAGAAAACGGAATTCATGTAGTGAGTTCTCCAGCTAAGATTGGTGAAATGATTGCAAAAGTTTTAAAATAAAAACTAATTTTATCTGTAATACACAGGTATAATAATTATAAACTCGTAAGACATTTTTGTTTTACGAGTTTTTTTATTTTTAGTATCTTTGCAATCTTAAAAATAAAGACTTAATATGAAATTATTAGAAAATAAATCTGCTATCATTACTGGTGCAACAAGAGGTATTGGACGTGGAATTGCTATTGAATTTGCAAAGCAAGGAGCAAATGTGGCATTTACATATAGTTCTTCTGTAGACGCAGCGAATGCTTTAGAAGAAGAATTAAAAGCTTTTGGAGTTTCTGCAAAAGGATACCAATCTAATGCTGCAGATTTTGATGCTGCTCAAGAATTAGCTAAGGAGGTTTTAAAAGAATTTGGAGCTATAGATATTTTAGTAAATAACGCAGGTATTACAAAAGATAACTTGTTAATGCGTATTTCTGAAGA encodes the following:
- a CDS encoding bifunctional UDP-3-O-[3-hydroxymyristoyl] N-acetylglucosamine deacetylase/3-hydroxyacyl-ACP dehydratase; its protein translation is MSKKQKTIQKEVSLSGVGIHTGNTVNMTIKPAPVNHGFAFSRIDLEGAPIIAAKAEYVVNTQRGTNLERNGVQIQTSEHVLAAAVGLDIDNLLIELDSSEPPIMDGSSKYFVEALESAGIQEQDADIEEYVVKEIISFKDEVTGSEIILMPSDEYQVTTMVDFGTKILGTQNANLEKISDFKTEIADARTFSFLHEIEMLLEHDLIKGGDLNNAIVYVDKELSAATMEKLKTAFKKDNIAVKPNGILDNLTLHWANEAARHKLLDVIGDLALVGIRIRGKVIANKPGHLINTSFAKKLAKIIKQEKRNNVPQYDLNLPPLMDIHQIMDVLPHRPPFLLIDRILELSDTHVVGMKNVTMNENFFVGHFPGAPVMPGVLQVEAMAQCGGVLVLHTVPDPENYLTYFMKMDNVKFKQKVLPGDTLTFKCELITPIRRGICHMQAYAYANGKIVAEAELMAQIARKK
- the lpxA gene encoding acyl-ACP--UDP-N-acetylglucosamine O-acyltransferase, producing the protein MNQPLAYVHPQAKIARNVVIEPFTTIHNNVTIGSGTWIGSNVTIMEGAKIGENCRIFPGAVISAIPQDLKFNDEETTVEIGNNVTIRECVTINRGTSDRMKTKIGDNCLIMAYCHIAHDTFVGDNCIFSNNTTLAGHVTIGDNVVLAGMVAVHQFASIGNHAFVTGGSLVRKDVPPFVKAAREPLAYVGINSVGLRRRGFSTEKIREIQDIYRILFQRNYNNSQAIDIIEAEMEATPERDEIIQFIKESHRGIMKGYSKAN
- the sucD gene encoding succinate--CoA ligase subunit alpha; protein product: MSVLVNKNSKIIVQGFTGSEGTFHAGQMIDYGTNVVGGVTPGKGGQEHLGKPVFNTVKESVDEVGADTSIIFVPPAFAADAIMEAADAGIKVIICITEGIPTADMVKVKAYIDGRDCRLVGPNCPGVITPDEAKVGIMPGFIFKKGKVGIVSKSGTLTYEAADQVVKQGYGITTAIGIGGDPIIGTTTKEAVELLMNDPETEAIVMIGEIGGNLEAEAAKWIKADGNRKPVVGFIAGQTAPAGRTMGHAGAIVGGADDTAQAKMKILAENGIHVVSSPAKIGEMIAKVLK
- a CDS encoding UDP-3-O-(3-hydroxymyristoyl)glucosamine N-acyltransferase, which translates into the protein MKFQKPQTLQQIATLIDTTFIGDENFEILGINEIHVVEKGDIVFVDHPKYYDKALNSAATTILINKKVDCPVGKALLISEDPFRDFNKITKYFNPFIASKVSIAATAIIGEDTVIQPNVFIGNNVTIGKNCVVHPNVTIYDNTFIGNNVTIHANTVLGADAFYYKNRPEGFDKLISGGRVVLEDNVDLGASCTIDKGVTGDTTIGKGTKIDNQVHVGHDTKIGKKCLIASQTGIAGCVIIEDEVTIWGQVGTNSGITIGKGAIILGQTGVTKSVAGGKSYFGTPVSESREKLKEMAEIKRFLKDRK
- the efp gene encoding elongation factor P: MATTSDIRNGLCIRYNNDIYKIIEFLHVKPGKGPAFVRTKLKSVSNGKVVDNTFPAGRKIDDVRVETHKFQFLYHDGEFYHFMNEADYTQIRLLEAALDNPGLMKEGEIVTIIINSEDNMPLSVEMPASVILEVTHAEPGVKGNTATNATKPATVETGASVNVPLFINEGDKIKVETTKGTYQERIKE